A stretch of the Panicum virgatum strain AP13 chromosome 9N, P.virgatum_v5, whole genome shotgun sequence genome encodes the following:
- the LOC120690761 gene encoding E3 ubiquitin-protein ligase AIRP2-like: protein MRKFQDSVKALEADIEHANALASEFLRDYDGSFIQMRMAYSAVAHFLVQWTDCKLAGALGLLKVMLYKVYADGSSALPDWEREASIREFYGVIFPSLLQLPSGITELDDRKQRRLCLKKFRSRDEELSEVDTERELECGICLEVNSKVVLPDCAHTLCMRCFEDWNAKSKSCPFCRACLEEVKPGSLWMYTDDSDVVDMDTLTRENIRRLFMYINKLPLVVLHVVDLDIYQYRIK from the exons ATGCGGAAGTTCCAGGACTCCGTCAAGGCCCTCGAGGCCGACATCGAGCACGCCAATGCGCt GGCGTCGGAGTTCCTGAGAGACTACGACGGGTCGTTCATCCAGATGCGGATGGCGTACAGCGCCGTCGCGCATTTCCTCGTGCAGTGGACCGACTgcaagctcgccggcgcgctcggCCTCCTCAAGGTCATGCTGTACAAG GTGTACGCGGACGGCTCGTCGGCGCTTCCCGACTGGGAGAGGGAGGCCAGCATCAGGGAGTTCTACG GCGTCATATTCCCGTCGCTGCTGCAGCTGCCAAGCGGGATCACCGAGCTGGACGacaggaagcagaggaggctcTGCCTCAAGAAATTCAGGAGCAGGGACGAGGAGCTCTCGGAGGTGGACACGGAGAGGGAGCTCGAGTGCGGCATCTGCCTCGAGGTCAACAGCAAGGTCGTGCTGCCCGACTGCGCCCACACGCTCTGCATGCGGTGCTTCGAGGATTG GAACGCCAAATCCAAGTCCTGCCCGTTCTGCCGCGCCTGTCTGGAGGAGGTGAAGCCGGGCAGCCTGTGGATGTATACCGACGACAGCGACGTTGTGGATATGGATACCTTGACAAGGGAGAACATCAGGCGGCTATTCATGTACATAAATAAGCTGCCCCTTGTAGTCCTGCATGTAGTTGACCTTGACATTTACCAGTACCGTATCAAGTAA